From a region of the Torulaspora globosa chromosome 7, complete sequence genome:
- the PTC1 gene encoding type 2C protein phosphatase PTC1 (ancestral locus Anc_3.215), with translation MSTKASDEQHYKLSYRVGVAENKNAKFRKTMEDVHTYVKNFASRLDWGYFAVFDGHAGSQASKWCGSHLHTVVEQLLVENEALDVRDILNKSFLVLDEQINTNLPGNSGCTAAVCILRWELPDNEPGQLTDLAKHKRKLYTANVGDSRIVLFRKGQSVRLTYDHKASDILEMQRVEKAGGLIMKSRVNGMLAVTRSLGDKFFDGLVVGNPFTTSVEITADDEFLILACDGLWDVIDDQEACDLIKDIKDPDEAAKILVRCALENGTTDNVTAMVVYL, from the coding sequence ATGAGTACCAAAGCTAGCGATGAACAGCATTATAAGCTGAGTTATCGAGTAGGCGTAGCAGAGAATAAGAATGCGAAGTTTCGTAAGACCATGGAAGATGTGCATACATACGTGAAGAATTTTGCGTCTCGTTTGGACTGGGGATATTTTGCTGTTTTCGATGGACATGCCGGTTCTCAGGCATCTAAATGGTGCGGTTCTCATCTGCATACAGTCGTTGAACAATTGCTGGTTGAGAACGAGGCTTTAGACGTGAGAGACATTTTGAATAAGTCTTTCTTGGTCCTAGATGAACAAATAAATACCAATTTGCCAGGTAATAGTGGCTGCACAGCTGCAGTATGCATCTTACGATGGGAATTACCGGACAATGAACCTGGACAATTAACCGATCTAGCGAAGCATAAGAGGAAGCTATATACAGCAAATGTTGGAGACTCACGTATTGTTCTATTCAGGAAGGGACAAAGTGTACGATTGACTTACGACCACAAAGCATCAGATATTTTAGAGATGCAGAGGGTGGAAAAAGCGGGTGGACTAATCATGAAAAGCCGAGTGAACGGCATGCTAGCGGTCACTAGATCCCTAGGTGATAAGTTCTTCGATGGCCTAGTGGTAGGTAATCCCTTCACCACCAGTGTGGAGATAACGgctgatgatgagttcTTGATATTGGCATGCGATGGCTTGTGGGACGTCATTGATGACCAAGAGGCTTGTGACCTCATTAAAGATATAAAAGATCCTGACGAAGCCGCCAAGATATTGGTGAGATGTGCTTTGGAAAATGGGACCACCGACAACGTTACCGCGATGGTAGTTTATCTTTGA
- a CDS encoding pleiotropic drug resistance family ABC transporter (ancestral locus Anc_3.220) — protein MSSSEVKEANSPSSDESREAGDRRSLACSELSYRAYNDEDSDKPMFEIGRDVAHLKSGTSFNAETTSQICSLARTLSRRISKEDAGKRDPNAFNAENILSRFVNDASDQGIHFRKTGVILEDVGAEGDDESALEGVTFGNILCLPLTIYRGIKARKNRKMRKILRGVHVLAKPGEMVLVLGRPGAGCSSLLKTTAGVIDQFSGGVSGSISYDGIPQAEMMKHFKSDVIYNGELDVHFPYLTVKQTLDFAIACKTPARRVNNVSRQEYIEHTRDFYATIFGLTHTYDTRVGNDFVRGVSGGERKRVSIAEAVVARGSVYCWDNATRGLDASTALEYARAIRIMTNLQQSTAFVTIYQASENIYNTFDKVTVLYAGRQVYFGAIEDAKDYFWRMGYECPARQDTAEYLTVLTDPNGLHQIRPGFEKRVPRTAEEFEKYWQNSPEYAQLLKDIEEYKANVDTEKTRQIYHDSMVQEKSKHARKSSYYTVSYWKQLQLCTQRGFQRIYGNKSYTVINIVAAVIQAFIVGSLCYNTPSSTSGAFTRGGVLYFALLYYSLMALANITLDYRPILQKHKNYSLYHPSAEALGANIAGFPFRMIGLTLFIIILYFLAGLHTSAGSFFIVYLFLTMCSEAINGLFEMITAGCDTISQANAIAGILMMSISMYSTYMIQLPSMHPWFIWIAYILPIRYAFESMLNAEFHGRHMDCGGGVIPSGPGYENVTANEKVCAFVGSQPGQSWVLGDDYLKIQFEYEYKHTWRNFGILWCFLIGYIAIKAIITEIKRPVKGGGDALIFKKGHKALARKARLDDEEAADNMNIADVKEKLSNGESIISSQANADAFEELQSSGVFIWKNVNYTIPYRGGMRQLLDNVSGYCAPGTMTALMGESGAGKTTLLNTLAQRNVGIITGDMLVNGCPIDASFERRTGYVQQQDLHIAEMTVRESLIFSARMRRNQSVPDKEKLEFVEKIIDILDMNEYAEALVGELGAGLNVEQRKKLSIGVELVAKPDLLLFLDEPTSGLDSQSAWAIVQILRKLTAAGQSILCTIHQPSATLFEQFDRLLLLKKGGQTVYFGDVGPNSSTLLDYFERSGARKCHKSENPAEYILEAIGAGATASVDEDWHEIWKNSPEFKANEEKIESMMRELSSKEKDSAKSKEDVRKYATGYFYQFKHVYWRTATIFWRDVNYLMSKLMLMLVGGLYVGFTFFDVGNSYTGLQNTLFATFISIVLSAPAMNQIQARALASRELFEVRESKSNMFHWSLLLISQYLCEIPYHFVFSTIYFVSFYFPLKNFFEASRSAVFFLNYSIVFQLYYVALGLMVLYMAPNLPSAAVMMGLVLSFLLSFCGVVQPPSLMPGFWTFMWKVSPYTYFVQNLLGIVLHGKKVVCKQKELSFFDAPSGMTCGEYMEPFLSRATGYIQNPNATENCAYCQFSVGDDYLTRISASYSYLWRNFGFYWAYIGFNLCAMIGIYYMFHVRKVGLIDFGAIKNILSTVKSKMPFSRRKISSAQ, from the coding sequence ATGTCAAGTTCGGAGGTGAAAGAGGCTAATTCGCCTTCATCGGACGAATCTCGAGAAGCCGGTGATCGCAGATCTTTGGCATGCAGTGAGTTGAGTTACAGAGCTTATAATGATGAAGACTCCGATAAACCAATGTTTGAGATAGGTCGAGATGTGGCACACTTGAAGTCAGGTACAAGCTTTAATGCGGAGACAACTTCACAGATCTGTTCTTTGGCTCGGACACTTTCGCGGAGAATTAGTAAGGAAGACGCGGGAAAGAGAGATCCTAATGCTTTCAATGCGGAAAACATTCTGTCTCGGTTTGTTAATGATGCTTCTGATCAGGGGATCCACTTTAGGAAGACTGGTGTGATTTTGGAGGACGTTGGCGCTGAGGGCGATGATGAGAGCGCTCTTGAAGGAGTCACGTTTGGTAACATTCTTTGCCTGCCGCTTACCATCTACAGGGGGATCAAGGCGAGAAAGAACCGcaagatgagaaagatcCTGCGGGGCGTACACGTTTTGGCCAAGCCGGGCGAAATGGTGTTGGTACTGGGTAGACCGGGCGCCGgttgttcttctttgctgAAGACTACGGCAGGCGTGATCGATCAGTTTTCTGGCGGTGTAAGTGGTTCTATCTCATACGATGGTATTCCACAAGCTGAGATGATGAAGCATTTCAAATCGGATGTTATATACAATGGAGAGCTGGATGTGCATTTTCCTTACCTGACCGTGAAGCAGACTTTGGATTTTGCCATCGCCTGCAAGACGCCTGCAAGAAGAGTCAACAATGTTTCTAGACAAGAATACATCGAGCACACCAGAGATTTTTACGCGACGATCTTTGGTCTCACTCACACTTACGATACACGGGTGGGTAACGACTTCGTGAGAGGTGTCTCTGGTGGTGAAAGGAAGCGTGTTTCGATCGCTGAGGCGGTCGTCGCCAGAGGCTCCGTGTATTGCTGGGATAACGCTACGAGGGGTTTGGATGCCTCTACTGCTTTAGAGTACGCCAGGGCCATTCGTATCATGACAAATTTGCAGCAGTCTACCGCTTTTGTCACCATCTATCAGGCAAGTGAGAATATTTACAATACATTCGACAAAGTTACCGTACTGTATGCGGGCAGACAAGTGTATTTTGGTGCAATCGAGGACGCTAAAGATTATTTTTGGAGAATGGGATACGAATGTCCTGCGAGACAGGATACCGCAGAGTATCTGACGGTCTTGACGGATCCTAACGGTTTGCACCAGATCAGACCGGGTTTCGAGAAAAGAGTACCCAGAACGGccgaagaatttgaaaagtACTGGCAAAATTCACCCGAATACGCTCAGTTACTGaaagatattgaagaatataAGGCCAACGTTGACACAGAAAAGACTAGACAGATCTACCACGACTCGATGGTACAGGAGAAATCCAAGCATGCGCGGAAAAGCTCTTACTATACCGTTTCATATTGGAAACAGCTGCAATTGTGTACCCAGAGAGGATTCCAGAGAATTTACGGCAATAAATCCTATACCGTGATCAACATCGTTGCAGCAGTGATACAGGCATTCATAGTGGGATCTCTGTGTTACAATACCCCATCCTCCACAAGTGGCGCCTTTACAAGAGGTGGTGTCCTTTATTTTGCTTTGTTGTATTACTCATTGATGGCTTTAGCAAATATCACTTTGGATTACAGAccaattcttcagaaaCACAAGAACTATTCCCTGTACCATCCATCGGCAGAGGCACTTGGTGCTAATATCGCGGGTTTCCCCTTCAGAATGATTGGTTTGACCTTGTTTATCATCATATTGTATTTTCTAGCTGGTTTGCACACTAGTGCTGggagtttcttcatcgtttACCTCTTTTTAACTATGTGTTCCGAAGCCATCAATGGACTCTTTGAAATGATCACCGCTGGTTGTGATACAATTTCTCAGGCCAATGCAATTGCCGGTATTTTGATGATGTCCATTTCAATGTACTCAACTTATATGATTCAATTGCCCTCAATGCACCCTTGGTTTATTTGGATTGCCTATATCTTGCCCATCAGATACGCTTTCGAGTCCATGCTAAATGCTGAGTTCCATGGTAGACATATGGACTGTGGTGGTGGTGTTATTCCATCTGGTCCGGGATACGAAAATGTCACTGCCAATGAAAAAGTTTGCGCATTTGTAGGTTCCCAACCAGGCCAGTCTTGGGTTTTAGGGGATGACTATCTGAAAATACAATTCGAGTACGAATACAAGCACACATGGAGAAATTTTGGTATCTTATGGTGCTTCTTAATTGGTTATATTGCAATCAAAGCCATCATTACCGAAATTAAACGCCCAGTCAAGGGAGGTGGTGATgctttgatcttcaaaaagGGCCACAAAGCATTGGCCAGAAAGGCAAGGCttgacgacgaagaggcTGCCGATAACATGAACATCGCAGACGTTAAAGAGAAGTTGTCGAATGGAGAAAGCATTATTTCAAGTCAAGCCAATGCGGATGCATTCGAAGAATTGCAAAGTAGCGGTGTTTTCATATGGAAAAATGTGAACTATACGATTCCTTATAGGGGAGGCATGAGGCAGCTTTTGGACAATGTATCCGGTTACTGCGCTCCAGGTACCATGACTGCGCTAATGGGAGAATCGGGTGCTGGTAAGACAACGCTTTTGAATACTTTAGCACAAAGGAACGTCGGGATCATTACAGGAGACATGCTAGTTAACGGGTGTCCAATTGACGCTAGTTTCGAGAGAAGGACGGGATACGTCCAGCAACAAGATTTGCACATAGCTGAAATGACTGTTAGAGAAtctttgatattttcaGCTCGTATGCGTCGGAATCAGTCCGTCCCAGATaaagaaaagcttgagTTCGTCGAAAAGATTATTGACATTTTGGACATGAACGAATACGCCGAAGCTCTAGTTGGTGAACTGGGAGCTGGTTTGAATGTTGagcagaggaaaaagtTATCGATTGGTGTCGAATTGGTTGCAAAAccagatcttcttttgtttttgGATGAACCAACATCTGGGCTTGACTCCCAATCAGCTTGGGCGATCGTTCagattttgagaaagctgaCGGCCGCTGGTCAATCAATCTTGTGTACCATCCATCAGCCCTCAGCTACCCTTTTCGAACAGTTTGACAGACTCCTACTGTTGAAAAAGGGTGGTCAAACAGTTTACTTTGGCGATGTGGGTCCCAACTCATCCACTTTGTTGGATtattttgaaagaagtggTGCCAGAAAATGTCACAAGAGCGAAAATCCTGCTGAATATATTTTGGAAGCAATTGGCGCGGGCGCAACCGCTAGCGTCGACGAAGATTGGCACgaaatttggaagaactcTCCAGAGTTTAAGGccaatgaagaaaagattgaaagCATGATGAGAGAGCTATCCTCTAAGGAGAAGGACTCTGCAAAATCTAAGGAAGATGTCAGGAAATATGCCACGGGATACTTCTACCAGTTCAAGCACGTCTACTGGAGAACAGCTACCATCTTCTGGAGAGACGTGAACTATCTAATGTCCAAACTCATGTTGATGCTGGTTGGCGGTCTGTACGTCGGTTTTACATTTTTTGATGTTGGTAACAGTTATACCGGTTTACAAAACACTTTGTTCGCTACGTTTATCTCTATCGTTCTATCCGCGCCAGCCATGAATCAAATCCAAGCTCGTGCTTTGGCTTCCAGGGAGCTGTTTGAGGTTAGAGAGTCTAAATCTAATATGTTCCACTGGTCTCTACTGCTAATATCCCAATATCTATGTGAGATCCCCTATCATTTTGTGTTCTCCACTATTTACTTTGTCAGCTTCTACTTCCCATTGAAAAACTTCTTTGAGGCGTCAAGATCGGcggttttcttcttgaattaCTCTATTGTGTTCCAACTATACTATGTCGCCCTAGGTCTAATGGTCTTATACATGGCACCTAACCTgccttctgctgctgtgaTGATGGGCCTggttctttctttcttaTTGTCGTTCTGTGGAGTTGTTCAGCCGCCATCACTGATGCCAGGTTTCTGGACTTTTATGTGGAAAGTTTCGCCATACACCTACTTTGTCCAAAACTTACTGGGCATAGTGTTACATGGCAAGAAAGTCGTCTGTAAACAAAAGGAGCTCTCCTTCTTCGATGCGCCCAGCGGCATGACTTGCGGAGAATACATGGAACCTTTCCTTTCCAGGGCCACTGGTTACATTCAGAATCCAAACGCAACAGAAAACTGTGCTTATTGTCAGTTCTCGGTTGGAGATGATTACTTGACAAGGATAAGTGCGAGCTATTCGTACCTATGGAGGAATTTCGGTTTCTACTGGGCTTACATCGGCTTCAACCTTTGCGCCATGATCGGGATCTACTACATGTTCCATGTGAGGAAAGTTGGCTTGATTGATTTCGGCGCCATCAAGAACATTTTGTCCACGGTTAAGAGCAAGATGCCTTTTAGCAGAAGGAAGATAAGTTCTGCTCAATGA
- the RPT2 gene encoding proteasome regulatory particle base subunit RPT2 (ancestral locus Anc_3.216), which translates to MGQGVSSGQDKKKKRGSKEKSKYEPPVQSRFGRKKRRGGPATAEKLPTVNPSTRCKLKLLRMERIKDHLLLEEEFVTNSEILKPIEKKQEEEKKQLEEIRGNPLSIGTLEEIIDDDHAIVTSPTMPDYYVSILSFADKELLEPGCSVLLHHKTMSIVGVLQEDTDPMISVMKIDKSPTESYSDIGGLENQIQEIKEAVELPLTHPELYEEMGIKPPKGVILYGAPGTGKTLLAKAVANQTSATFLRIVGSELIQKYLGDGPRLCRQIFKVAAENAPSIVFIDEIDAIGTKRYDSNSGGEREIQRTMLELLNQLDGFDDRGDVKVIMATNKIESLDPALIRPGRIDRKILFENPDLGTKRKILGIHTSKMSLSSDVHLEELVTSKDDLSGADIQAMCTEAGLLALRERRMQVTAEDFKQAKERVLKNKVEENLEGLYL; encoded by the coding sequence ATGGGACAAGGCGTTTCTTCAGGACAagataagaagaagaagagaggtAGCAAGGAGAAATCCAAGTATGAGCCACCAGTGCAGTCGAGGTTTGGGAGAAAAAAGAGAAGAGGTGGTCCAGCAACCGCTGAAAAGTTGCCCACAGTCAATCCGAGCACACGTTGTAAGCTGAAACTGTTAAGGATGGAACGAATCAAAGATCACTTGTTGCTGGAGGAAGAATTCGTTACGAATTCGGAGATCCTTAAGCCaatcgagaagaagcaggaagaggagaaaaaacAACTGGAGGAGATTAGAGGTAATCCATTGAGTATTGGTACTCTGGAAGAGATTATCGATGACGATCACGCTATTGTGACGAGCCCTACGATGCCTGATTACTACGTCTCGATCCTATCTTTCGCTGACAAAGAGTTGCTGGAACCAGGCTGTTCCGTTCTGCTGCATCACAAAACAATGTCGATCGTCGGAGTGTTACAGGAAGATACCGATCCGATGATCTCTGTCATGAAGATCGACAAATCTCCAACGGAATCGTACAGCGATATCGGAGGCTTGGAGAATcagattcaagaaattaAGGAAGCAGTCGAATTGCCGCTTACACACCCCGAACTTTACGAAGAGATGGGTATCAAACCACCAAAGGGTGTTATACTCTACGGAGCACCAGGTACCGGTAAGACTCTACTTGCAAAGGCAGTGGCTAATCAGACTTCCGCGACCTTCCTGAGGATTGTCGGTTCGGAGCTTATTCAAAAATACCTGGGCGACGGTCCAAGGCTCTGCAGACAGATTTTCAAGGTCGCGGCCGAGAACGCTCCAAGTATCGTCTTCATagatgaaatcgatgccatcGGTACAAAGAGGTATGACTCGAACAGCGGGGGTGAAAGGGAAATTCAAAGAACTATGCTGGAACTTCTGAACCAGCTGGATGGCTTTGACGACAGAGGTGACGTGAAAGTCATCATGGCCACGAACAAGATCGAAAGTTTGGATCCCGCGCTTATTAGACCTGGCAGAATAGACCGCAAGATCCTTTTTGAAAACCCAGACTTGGgaacaaagagaaagatatTAGGCATTCATACTTCAAAGATGAGCCTGAGCTCGGATGTACATTTGGAAGAACTAGTGACGTCAAAGGACGATCTATCAGGCGCTGATATACAGGCAATGTGCACCGAAGCAGGTTTGCTTGCACTCAGAGAGCGGAGAATGCAAGTCACAGCAGAGGATTTCAAGCAGGCTAAAGAGCgtgtcttgaagaacaaagtGGAAGAAAACTTGGAGGGTTTATACCTGTGA
- the ATP16 gene encoding F1F0 ATP synthase subunit delta (ancestral locus Anc_3.213) — MLRLNTTRNLSRSLNLVSKRFYAEAAPSSFLKLQFALPHETVSAGSEVTQVNLPAQSGRIGILANHVPTVEQLTPGVVEVFEGSQSKKYFVSGGFATVQPDSTLCITSVEAFPLESFSQENIKSLLSEAKNKVNSSDERTAAEAAIQIEVLESLQSALK, encoded by the coding sequence ATGTTGCGTTTGAATACTACCAGAAATTTGTCCAGATCTTTGAATCTTGTGAGCAAGCGTTTTTATGCTGAAGCTGCTCCAtccagctttttgaagTTACAGTTTGCCTTACCACATGAGACAGTATCTGCTGGTTCTGAAGTCACCCAGGTCAATTTGCCTGCTCAATCTGGTAGAATTGGTATTCTAGCCAATCACGTGCCTACTGTGGAACAATTGACACCTGGTGTCGTCGAAGTGTTTGAGGGTTCTCAATCCAAGAAGTACTTTGTGTCCGGTGGCTTTGCTACTGTTCAACCAGACTCCACGTTATGTATCACTTcagttgaagctttccCATTGGAGTCTTTCTCACAGGAAAACATCAAGTCCCTTTTGAGCGAAGCCAAGAATAAGGTCAACTCTTCTGACGAAAGGACTGCTGCAGAGGCTGCCATCCAAATTGAAGTCTTGGAATCCTTGCAATCTGCTCTCAAATAG
- the MCD1 gene encoding kleisin alpha (ancestral locus Anc_3.212) — protein sequence MQSTVQAYSSVRIGTKSGPLAQIWLAANMSNLPKTSVLQTSIQESADEIAKASGCSTDVSGEASSFEYITLHTSGDLLQGIVRVYSKQAAFLLTDIKDTLMKISTIFKANQRINVTVGKSNTIASIEQLILQDSVTEREVLSVPSLDFLENDQTPPNLLDGDNSMRRRVQGAAPWDTSLEIGRGFGGDDDLDLHETSALNLDFDFEDGQSSKTWEEGTRQTTLDEGSMAQSRAEMVPLIEDDDFPLDDPNNGQWDLGISKSEQEGHDEDSSTMSVELGRRAGNASMVDDNEDLGIDLGLEKEPLIEEPVADEEPMVEKEILVRLKKNSGLANAKAIDLDNETELKEPQIRQTFDNLTDEGSEQNDSSLTKRRLLDELRLSINYLPSAMLTDVLSFQKCKRQKLNSPEVEVRSEEAQIDISLSLDEHLISNDDTNDGSACDTEDSDHIMPIAADIGQPPADENLLSSPERESSQTQQDSSEQPQEVRLPSSDTASKTTVRMAELLRAQFLDIDAPTFDDLLSAGHKSDVSKAREDISKKEASRAFFDLLSLANEDCIDLDQESSFDSIAIRAKPNLFTKFITA from the coding sequence ATGCAATCCACAGTACAAGCTTACTCTTCCGTGAGAATTGGTACCAAGAGCGGCCCATTAGCTCAGATATGGTTGGCTGCAAATATGTCCAATTTACCCAAGACTTCCGTCTTGCAAACAAGCATCCAAGAATCTGCAGATGAGATCGCTAAAGCTTCCGGGTGTAGCACTGATGTCTCCGGAGAAGCGAGCAGTTTTGAATACATTACGCTTCATACCTCTGGCGATCTATTGCAAGGTATAGTACGCGTTTACTCGAAACAGGCCGCGTTCCTTCTGACGGACATAAAGGATAccttgatgaagattaGCACTATATTCAAAGCGAACCAGCGGATCAATGTAACTGTTGGGAAATCTAATACAATCGCATCAATCGAGCAACTGATATTGCAAGATTCAGTGACAGAGAGAGAAGTGCTGTCGGTGCCTAGTTTAGATTTTCTGGAGAATGATCAAACTCCACCCAACCTCTTAGATGGGGACAATTCCATGCGCAGGAGAGTTCAAGGGGCTGCGCCTTGGGATACTTCTCTCGAGATTGGTAGAGGTTTCGGTGGTGATGACGATCTAGATCTTCATGAGACCTCGGCGTTAAACCTCGATTTCGACTTCGAAGACGGTCAGTCGTCAAAGACCTGGGAGGAAGGTACCAGGCAAACGACGCTCGATGAAGGTTCAATGGCACAAAGCCGTGCTGAAATGGTACCATTgatcgaagatgatgacTTTCCGCTTGACGATCCGAATAATGGACAATGGGATTTAGGAATAAGCAAGAGCGAACAAGAGGGTCACGACGAGGACTCATCAACTATGTCAGTGGAGCTGGGAAGGAGAGCTGGCAATGCGTCTATGGTAGATGATAATGAGGATCTTGGGATCGATCTGGGTCTGGAGAAGGAACCATTGATAGAGGAGCCAGTCGCTGACGAAGAACCCATGGTagagaaagagattcttGTACGTCTCAAGAAAAATTCGGGATTAGCTAATGCGAAAGCGATAGACCTCGATAACGAAACTGAACTTAAAGAACCTCAGATCAGGCAAACATTTGATAATCTTACGGATGAGGGTTCAGAACAAAATGACAGCAGTTTAACAAAGAGAAGACTTTTAGATGAGCTTCGGCTAAGTATAAATTACCTTCCATCAGCTATGCTGACGGACGTACTATCATTCCAGAAATGTAAGAGACAAAAGTTAAATTCACCAGAGGTAGAAGTCCGCtcagaagaagcacaaATAGACATTTCACTGAGTCTTGATGAACATCTGATCAGCAATGATGATACAAATGATGGAAGCGCTTGCGACACGGAAGACAGTGATCATATCATGCCGATAGCCGCTGACATTGGGCAACCGCCTGCCGATGAGAATCTACTAAGTTCTCCCGAGAGAGAGTCGTCTCAAACACAGCAAGATAGTTCGGAACAACCACAAGAAGTACGGCTTCCTTCCAGTGACACTGCATCCAAAACGACAGTACGCATGGCCGAATTGTTAAGAGCACAATTTCTCGATATTGATGCACCAACTTTTGATGATCTACTGTCAGCTGGACATAAATCAGATGTTTCCAAAGCGAGAGAAGATatatcgaagaaagaggctAGTAGGGCATTTTTCGATCTGCTGTCGCTCGCAAACGAAGATTGTATCGATCTTGATCAGGAATCTTCCTTTGACAGTATTGCAATAAGAGCTAAGCCTAACCTCTTCACGAAGTTTATCACCGCCTGA
- the MED2 gene encoding Med2p (ancestral locus Anc_3.214), producing the protein MVTLQGTASASETPSFSATLPAHNNKLTQCFDDIMKVAAEMMVQQQLKTVQLDTSVINGFSEAQQRVLSEKVHLFHSILDDLETTLSKSKSYIGAIYEIAVEKEKERERKRIDQRRKQEEEEQRKNRELEELKSRQLSGQSIEDNRIESENRTEFSRDRTNGMLVANLGDDRRNINGSPNMVMSAQSQIAMTPGDSQQQSPRNSQGQPTQGDDMGEIGNMDISMFPGLDNTGFDIGSFGTGINGSEKNGDKSTEPINTFEKPSGTTDNNLSENPEAGYMADNGENYLTLNDFNDLNIDWAANGDNGDLDLNGFNI; encoded by the coding sequence ATGGTTACTCTACAAGGTACGGCGAGTGCCAGCGAAACGCCTAGCTTCTCGGCCACATTACCTGCTCATAATAATAAACTGACGCAATGCTTTGATGACATAATGAAAGTGGCCGCTGAGATGAtggttcagcagcagctaAAAACTGTTCAGTTAGATACATCTGTTATCAATGGCTTCAGTGAGGCACAACAAAGAGTCTTGAGCGAGAAGGTTCACTTGTTTCATTCAATCCTGGACGATTTGGAGACAACTTTATCAAAGAGTAAAAGCTACATTGGGGCCATATACGAAattgctgttgaaaaggagaaggagagaGAACGGAAAAGGATAGACCAGCGCAGGAAgcaggaggaagaagagcaaagGAAAAATagagaactggaagagttgaagagCCGTCAGTTGTCGGGGCAAAGTATTGAGGACAACCGAATAGAGTCTGAAAACAGGACAGAGTTTTCGAGAGATAGAACGAATGGCATGCTGGTGGCGAATTTGGGAGACGATCGTCGAAACATAAATGGCTCACCAAATATGGTGATGAGCGCGCAATCTCAAATAGCGATGACGCCTGGTGATTCTCAACAGCAGTCCCCACGAAATTCACAAGGACAACCAACGCAAGGAGACGATATGGGAGAAATCGGAAACATGGACATTTCAATGTTTCCTGGTCTCGATAATACAGGATTTGACATTGGTAGTTTCGGTACAGGGATTAACGGATCGGAGAAGAACGGAGATAAAAGCACAGAACCCATAAATACTTTCGAAAAACCATCTGGCACCACTGATAATAACCTTTCTGAGAATCCAGAGGCGGGCTATATGGCTGACAATGGAGAAAATTATTTGACGCTGAACGATTTTAACGACTTGAATATAGATTGGGCAGCTAATGGCGATAATGGCGATCTTGACTTGAACGGGTTCAACATTTGA